Sequence from the Bremerella volcania genome:
TTCCCCGCCGCAATCAACATTCAGCAGTTGAATCCGAAAGTACCGTGGGACGATTCTCCATTCTTCGTACCGATGAAACCCGCTGTTTGGGAAGCCCCGGAAGATGGCGGCCCACGCTGTGCCGGCGTCAATGCGTTTGGCATCGGCGGACTGAACATGCATGTCGTGATCGATGAATACGTCGGCCAGACGACCGAACAGATTTGCGGACCAAGTAAACCTGCTGTGGAATCGGCCGAGGATCGAGCCATCGCCGTCGTCGGCATGGGGTGTATCGTTCCAGGTGCTGATGAACTCGACCAACTCTGGAACCTCGTTCAATCAGGCACCGATCCCAAGAGCCAGCCACCTGCTGATCGCTGGTCCGAACAGTCACGCGAGCGAGCAAACCGGGAAGGTTATTCTCCGCTGGGGGGCTTCATCGAAAAGTACGAGTACGATTGGCGTAAACATCGCGTCCCTCCCAAACAAGTCCAGGAAGCGGATCCGCTTCAGTTCATGTTTCTCGATGCCAGCGAGAAGGCCTTGGCCGATGCCGGCTACGATCGCGACTCCATCCCGAAAGAACTCGCAGGCGTCGTCGTCTGTACTGAATTCGGTGGCGATTTTTCTGATCAACTCGAGATGGGACTTCGAATTCCCGAAATGCAGGCCATCCTTGCGCGGCGGCTGGCCGAAAAGGGATTGCCGCCTGAGCAAATCAGTACCATCAACGAGAACTTCAGCAAGCACCTGTTGAAGAAGTGGCCAGCGCTAGTTGATGAAACTGGCAGCTTTACCAGCAGTACGTTGGCTTCGCGGATTAGTAAAACGCTTGACCTCAAAGGGGGAGCCGTCGCTATCGACAGTGGCGCCACCAGTGGCATGTCCGGCATCGCCTTGTGCATCGACTCATTGCTCTCCGGCGACAACGACATGATGATTTGCGCCGCTGGTCAACGACGCATGGGCCCTACCATTTACGATGGTCTCAAAGCGGCTGGCTTGCTCAGCACAGATGGCCAAGCGAAAGACTTGTGGGACGCCGAATTCAGTGGCATTGTCCCAAGTGAAGGGGTTGCAGTCGTCGTACTGAAGCGTCTTGCCGATGCCCGTCGGGACGGGGACAAGATTCGCGCGGTTATTCGAGGTCTTGGCGTCGGCACGCATGACAACCCGGCTGAAGCCATGCGTTTGGCTGTTGAGCGATCCTCGGTGATGGCGGGCATCGACCCATCAGAAGTCGAATTCGTCGATCTAGAAACAGACGAGAGCCGTGAAGTTTGCTCGTCATCCTTGGCGATGCTTGCTCATTCTCACGTCGAGGGAACACGGCAGCATCCGCTCAATCTCGCATCGACCACCGCCCAGTTCGGCCAAATGGGTGGCGGCGGTCCGATGCTGGCATTGGTTAAAGCCGCACTCGAGTCGCAAAAACAGGAAGTCGCACAAGGGATCGGTGTTCGGAAAGGAACGGGCCCGAACCTGGAATCCGTGCTTCGCGGAAACACCAAGCTGAGCCAACGAGGCCTCGGTGGTGTCGCCAACTGGGCCAAGGGTCAGGCTTTCTATCTATTGCTGGACAACGGTTCGCACGTTACGCCCAAGCCAGAAGCCGCGACTCCTGTCGTTGATCAGGCACCAGTAAATTCTGAGGCGAAGATCATCCGGCTTGGTGCGACCAGCCACCAACAATTGCTTGAGCGTCTTAGCGATGCCGTGAGCCGCGCCGAGTCGATCTGGAATGGTCCGTCTTCCGAGAAGTTCAACCCTGGTGATGCGTTTCGACTGGCGATCGTTGCGGATAGCCTCGCTAGTTTTTCCAAGAAGCTCGTGATGGCGTCAAGCCAAATGGGGAATGCCTCGGCTCAGCAGGTTCTGGAACAACAAGGCATCTTCTATCGTCAGCGGCCACAAACACCACCTCGCGTTGCATTCGTGTTTCCGGGGCAAGGTTCGCAATACGAAGGAATGCTGAAGGAACTAGTCGCCGTCTCGCCAGAAGCAGCGAAGACCGTCGCCGAAGCGGACGCGGCCATGCAGCGTCAGGGATTCCCGACGTTTTCGCAGTTGGCCTGGGAAGTTCCCACCCAACTTGGCAAGGACGTGTTTCAAACGCAGATCGCCATGCTGCTGGCCGACCTGACGTGCCTGGCAACGCTCAAGCAACAAGGGATTACACCTGATTTGGTTCTAGGACACAGTTACGGAGAATTTCCCGCACTGTACGCCGCTGGCGTTTGGAACCTGGACGATGTCATTCGCATGACGAAAGCTCGCTGCGATGGCATTCTGGCAACTTCCAAGAACGATGCCGGACTCTTGGCAACGACTGCCGCTCCTGACGAGATCAAGCGGCTCATTGCCGATTGCGGTTGCCAGGCCTACCTGGCCAACTTCAATGCTCCCGACCAGACCGTGATCGGCGGAAAGCTGGTCGCTCTGCAACAGTTGGCAACGGCGCTTAAAGCAAAATCCTACCCAGCTCGTATTTTGGCGGTACCGGCGGCGTTCCATACGCCCCTCATGGCAGGCTCCAGCCGGCTCTTGCAACAAGCGTTGGAAACCGCGTCACTTGCTCCTCCTTCGACTCCATTTGTCAGCACGGTCGACAATCAACAAATCACCGATGTCGAACGCATCAAGCGAAATCTGGGGATTCAATTAACGACCCCTGTTAAATACGTCCCCTTGATTGAGCAGCTTGATCAAGAAGCTCCCACTGTGTTCGTTGAAGTCGGCCCTCAACAGACGCTGACCAAATTGAACCGAAAGATCTTGTCGGCCGAGGCCAACGTCATCGCTGTCGACAATCCCAAGCGAGGGGCCTTGGAGTCCCTACTGGGCGTTCAAGCACTGCTTGATTGCCTCGGCGTGGGGGAGGCTTCGGCCCAGCCCAAACCTTTCAAACCAAACTTTGTTTCTGAAACTTCTACAGCACCGCAGCGTGCTGCGAAATCCGCGTTAACACCTTCCCACGAGATGAACCTGATGGACGATATTCCGCACTTTGATGCGACCGAACGTCGAAGAGCAAAGATGCGAGGAGCTTCGGATCGCCCGGTAGCTGCCGCACCGCAGGCACAACCTGCCCCTCCGGCAACTCCGCCTCAGCCTGTTGCTCCGCCGCCAGTCAGCCCGCCCAAGGTATCGACGCCGACTCAACCGGCCCCTACTAAGCCGCTCCCACCAATTACACCGCCATCAGTCCCTGCGGCTCCGCAGCCGGTTGTTCCACCAGCCACGCCGTCGATGAACGGTTCGGGGAACCACTATACCAATGGCTCGGCGAACGGTTCGGCCAACGGCGCAGCCGCCAAGTCCGCTCCAAAGTCCAACGCGGTGGATCTCGAAAAGTTCCTCGTGAACTTCGTCGTCGAGCAGACCGGCTATCCACCGGAAGTGGTCGACCTCGACGCCGACCTGGAAGCTGACCTGGGTATCGACAGCATTAAGAAGGCTCAGCTCTTCGGCGAGTTGCAGGAATACTTCGAGATCAGTACCTCAGCCACTGAGTTGTCGCTTGATGACTTCCCAACCCTACGGCACGTCGTCGACTTTCTGTCAGCCAATGGGGACGCAGCCAGTACGCCGGCAGCCGCCGCCCCACAGCCAGTTGCCGCGCCTCCGGTTCCGGCTCCAGCTCCGCAGCCAATTGCTCCTCCGGTAGCTGCACCAGCACCCCCAGCCGTCTCCCCGGAACCAGCGGCTCCGACAAACTCCACGAGCCCAGCCGAACTGGAAGCATTCCTGGTAAACTTCGTCGTCGAGCAAACGGGCTATCCGCCGGAAGTGGTCGACCTCGACGCCGACCTGGAAGCTGACCTGGGTATCGACAGCATCAAGAAGGCTCAGCTGTTCGGCGAGTTGCAGGAATACTTTGAAATCAGTACCTCGGCCACCGAGTTGTCGCTCGATGATTTCCCGACGCTGCGTCACGTTGTCGACTTCCTGTCGGCCAACGGACAGGCTTCGAGTTCCGCAGCGGCCTCTCCTGCCCCAGCCGCTATGGCCGCACCAATTCCGCCGCCACCGCCGGAACCTTCTCCCCCCATACCAGCACCTTTAACCAATGGTGCCACAAACGGATCAACCACCCCGGCGTCGGAATCTTCCGCCAACCCAGCCGAGTTGGAATCGTTCCTGGTAAACTTCGTCGTCGAGCAGACGGGCTACCCGCCGGAAGTGGTCGACCTCGACGCCGACCTGGAAGCTGACCTGGGTATCGACAGCATCAAGAAGGCTCAGCTGTTCGGCGAGTTGCAGGAATACTTCGAGATCAGTACCTCGGCTACCGAGTTGTCGCTCGACGATTTCCCAACGCTCAGGCACGTGCTCGACTTCCTGTCGGCAAACGGCCAACAAGTCTCCGCGAACTCCAACGCCAACGAGGCATCGTCTTTTTCCCCGGCCGCTCCGGCGCCGGCCAGGGAAACTAAAACCATCGCGCCGGCCGTAGCTGCTCCTTCCACGGAAGTTGAAGCTACGGACATTACTGATAATGAGTCGAACGAGGGCACTTCGTCCCTGCAAACGGTCGCTGGTACCCCCTATGAAATGGGCTATACCCACGGCAGCGTGTTCCGTAGCGTTATCCGTCGAACTTTGCAAACATATGCTGAGTATGTAGGTGAATCGGTCGACGAGTTGCCGGGATCGCGTCGCTGTCAGCAAGCCTATCAGTTGCTTTCTCCAGACCAACTGGATGAACTGCAAGGAATTGCGGATGCGGTCGAAGTTCCTCTGACTAATTTACTAGTTCATCACTTCGTCACGGCGGAACTCCTGTCTCAATCCGAACAGGTTGCTGCCGAAGGAGGTGATGAATCGGGCATGACGCATGCCGCCAGGATCCTATCCGAAGCAACCGGACCTCTACGGGAAACCATTCGTCTGGCGACGTTCCTGCGACAGCCGTTGGAAGGCATCCCTCACGTCGGCGTTACCGCCATTGGTACGGTTTATTGCGTGGGTGGGATGAACCGCGATGGTCTTGCCGCTACGGCAACCGGCGATCCCAATTTGTTCGAAATCCTGGGTACATCACCATCCCTCGAAGAGGCCATCGACACGACATCTTCGCTAGGAAGTCACCCGTATGGAAACGTAACTCTCAGCGAGCCAAGGACGCAGCGCCTCGCGACGCTTGAACTTGCCCCGCAAGGTGTTCAGATTGCCAGTGACGGTCCCGTTGCGCGGCAGCGTCAACCAGAATTGGTTGCTGTCTCCACTGTTTCGTCTCTCTCGATGACCGATTCCAATTGGAGTGATGAAAAGCCAAGTCAACTGGTCGAACAAGATAACCAGGACGCATTGGTCATCACCTTCGATTTCGCCGCGGAAACGCTTTCGGTAAAGCATCGCCTTGGTCAATCAGAGGCAGTCCCATACAATCTTGCCGCATTGAAAGCGACGCCTGAGCCGAGATTGCGAAGTCAGAGAACCGTCGCCCGTCTCCCCCTCACGCCACCAAATGTCACGGCCCGCTTCGAGATGGAGATGCGTGATGCACCGTTGTCGGCTTCAGCGGTAGCGCGCATGACTTGGCATGGGGCCGCTATCGTATTGGGCTCGGGACAAATGGCCGATGCTCTCCTCGCGAAGCTGAGAGATAGCGGTGTCGTCGTCCATCACGTCGCAGATGCGATGAACCTGGATGCAGCCGTTTCGCAAGTGGAAGCAATCTGCGAAGCGGGGCCCGCACCTCACCTGTTTATCACCACGGGGCGAGATGGCCATTCATCCGTCGCGATGGCCGACCAGGCGAAGTGGGAGTCGCAGCAACGATCAAGCATGGAGACGCCGCTATTCGTCTGCCAGAAGTGGCTGGCGATCGCCGACAAGCAAGGCTGGTTACCCCAAGCTACCGCGGTTGCCACGACCTCGCTCGGTGGCGACTTTGGCTTTAACTCGGGTTCAATCGGTGCTCATAGTGGAGCATTGACCGGGCTGATGAAAGCCATTTTCATCGAGTACACGGTAATGCGTGGCGGCCAAGGCCCCCGCGTGAAAGCATTCGATACTTGCGCAAGCGATTGCCCAGTTCAAGTTACCGAAAACATCTTCCGCGAACTGGCCTCCGGAAACCTCGACTACGAGGTCTCATGGTCAGGCGGTTCGCGGCGTGTTCCGTTTGCCGTCGATATCGCCGCAGAGAGCGTCGCTGCCGACTCGAGTCTTCCTCATGGTGCCTGGGTAGTTACCGGTGGTGCACGTGGCATTACCGCTGCTTGCGCCTTGGAACTAGGCAAACGATATGGTTTGCGACTTCATCTGCTGGGAAGCAGCCCCCTTCCAGAAATCGACCCAAGCTGGCGGTCCCTGGATGACGAAGGACTGAAGAAGCTCAAAGCAGAGACAATGATCGCTGCCCGCAAGGCTGGACAACCGGCTCCTCAAGCATGGGAACGGGTGCAGAAGAGTCTCGAGATTGATCGTTCACTGCGAGCGTTTAACGAAGCCGGCGTTTCGGCGACATACCATGTTTGCGATGTTTCCAGCCGCGATTCGCTTGCCAACGTGCTTGAGCACATTCGTCGTACCGATGGGGCAATCACCGGAATCTTGCACGGCGCCGGCATTGATAAATCGTGTCGCTTTGAAAAGAAAAAACTCGACGTCGTCCATGCCACGATCGGCATCAAAGCTGGCGGCTTGGTTCACCTGGCGGCTCTTACGCGTAAGGATCCGATTCGTCATGTGATCGGATTCGGTTCGATCGCCGGCCGCCTGGGTAGCTTCGGTCAGGCTGATTACTGCCAGGCCAGCGATCTTCTATGCAAGTTGTTGGGTGCCTACCGTCGCCAGCGCCCTTGGGTTCGTGCCGTGGGCTTCCACTGGCATGGCTGGGACGAAGTCGGCATGGCGGCTCGTCCGGAAACGCAAAGCGTTTTGCAGGAAAAGAGTGACTTGACTCTCATGCCATTGGCCGAGGGACTGGGACACTTCATACGCGAAATCGAAGCCGACACGCCACGAAGCGAGATTCTGATCACCGAACGTCGTCACTGGAAGCGTTTCGCCGATGGCCTCGGTCAGTTGGCAGAAAGCAAACGCGACAATCCAGCCCAAGAGGTAGCACCTTCGCTCCCATCAACCGAGCCGCTAGGTCCTGCCGATGCATCGGTCGAGCTACGTACGCAGCGCTGCGAGCTGAAACTGATCGAAGCTCCTCTGGCTGACGGCAGTCCGGCGACTCCAACTTTCCGAACTCCGGTATGGATTGTGGGAGAGAACGCGGATGCTGTTGCGCTGGAGGCTAAATTGGCCGGACTCGGCGCCGAGGTGTATCGCTTTGGTGTTCGCGAAGACCTCGATGCCCAGTTGGCCGAGTTGGAAGGGTTGCATCCCGATCGTCCCGCGGGTCACTTATTCCTCCTCTCGACTCGCGATGCGGTGCAGGGGGATATGCTCTCGGCCGAAGCGATCGAGAAGCGGAGGCATGATGGGATCATCGCTCCGTTCTTTATCGCCCAAGCCTGGTACAAACGGCTGATCAAGTCGCCGGAGTACGGTCCTGGCACACTTGTCGCGGCGACGAGTCTTGGTGGTGACTTTGGCTTCGAGTCAACCGTTTCGCTGCCTGATGGCGGTGGCATGGCTGGCTTCGTCAAATCGCTGCATATCGAAGACTCACGGCGAGAAGAGCGTGCCGCACGCTGCAAAGTGATTGATACTCCTGCCAACGAGACGCCACAAACCGTTGCCGACGCTCTGCTTCGCGAAGCGGCATCGGATCGCCCTGAAGTCGAAGTGAGCTGGGTCGCTGGCAAACGGTGCGTCGTCCGCCCGATTCAGGTTGATCTTCCCTTGGGGCCAATTGCCAACATTCCCCAGGGTGGCGTGTGGGTAGTGACGGGCGGTGCACGAGGCATCACGGCAATTGCAGCAAGAGAACTTGCTCGACGCTATGGCTGGAAACTCCATCTCTTCGGCAAGAGTCCGCCACCGATCGAAAACGCCCCATGGCGTAATTTCGACGAGGAGCAACTCAAGACCTACAAGACCCAGATTACCCGTCAGGCGGTCGCCGATGGGCAATCCCCCGGGGCGGCCTGGGACCGAGTCTTGAAGGACTGCGAGATCTTCAACAATCTGCAAAAGTTTGCTGAAGCAGGTATCCAGGCAACTTACCATCAGTGTGACGTTACCAGCCGAGAAGAACTTGCGGCCGCACTAGATAAGGTCCGGGCTACCGACGGCCCGGTGACAGGGCTCATGCATGGTGCCGGGCTCATCGAGCCAGGTCGATTTGAGCATAAGCGGCGTGGCTTCGTCGAGAAGCTCGTCCGCACGAAGTTCGACGGACTCATGCACCTGCTGGCACTCACCAAAAATGATCCTCTGACGCACTGCATCGGCTTCGGTTCGATCAGCGGTCGGTTCGGTGGTAACGGACTCAGCGACTACGCCGCCGGGAACGACTCGATGTCGAAGGCCCTCGACTGGCATCGCAAAGCCCGCCCAGATTGCACCACTTTGTGCATTCATTGGGAATCTTGGGAAGGAGCCGGGATTGCGACTCTGTCCCGTTTTGCCTGGGGTCCGCGCAGCGTCATGAAGATGAAATACATGCTGCCGGAAGAAGGCGTTCGCCGGCTGGAAGAAGAAATGGCCGGTGGCGGAAAGAAAGCCGAAACGCTCTACACGTTTGGCGATTTCTATCCGATGTTCTACCCCGAAGAGCAATACCCGCTTGGGGAATTTCAACCACGTTCGGGTGAAGAAGCCAGCGACGTTCCACTGATCGAGTCGACCCGTCGCGAAGGCAATGAGTTAATTGGAGACGTTCCACTCGACCCGACGGCGGATCCATTCCTGATCCAACATCGCCTGCGTGGCAAACCCATCATGCCGGTTGTGGCAACTCTGGAAGCCCTGCGTGAAGCGGCTGCCCTTGCCAGTGGTAAGACCGTGGTAGCTTTCCGTGACGTCGACATGGTGGACGGCCTCGTCTTCCATACCGATTGTCCGCAAACGGCCCAGGCCCGCGGAGAAGTGATCGACGATCAACTGGTTCAGTGCCGCTGGACGTGCGACTTCCGCAACCGTACCGGGGGGCTGATTCAAAAGGATCGACTTTACCTGGAAGCCAAAGCCGTCGTGGCCGACGAACCTTCCACGCCGACAACAACCCTACCCACGTTTCCAAGTGAGTGGCACGCGGTTCAGTACCCGGAAGACAGCGCCATTTATCATGGCCAACCTTTCCGCTGCTTGAAAGCGATTAGCTGTGAAGCGGCCAGTGGTTGGGGACACATTTTGGCGCAACCTTTGGTTGATTTGACCGGCGAGTCGAAGCGTGACGGCTGGATCATTCCTTCGTGTGTTCTCGATTCGGCTCTTTACGCTTGCGGATGCCACCTGTATCTGCATGGCGAGGGAGCGGTTTCTCTGCCACGCAAAATCGAATTGCTTGAACTGGGACGCGTTCCTCAAGATGGCGAGAACTGCTACGTCCATTTCACTTGTCGCAACATCGCCGAAAAGTCCGCGTTGTACGACATGGTTGTCGTCGGGCAGGATGGCACCGTCATCCTGAAAGCATCTGGCTACGAGAAGGTGATTCTCATGCGAGGGGAGGTCAAATGATTTCCACCTACCCACGCATTGTTCGCTACGTTTCGAATTCCGAGAAGTTGGGCATTCTCCCAGCACAATCCTGGTTGACCGACCTGGAATTGTCGGAGCTTTCCTATTGGAAAGACTCGTCACGACGAAACCAGTGGCTGGCCGGGCGTTGGCTCGCCAAGCGTCTTGTTACTCGCTCGTTGAATGTGGACCTACTGCGTGAAGTGGAGATCTTATCCCGAGGTAAAGACGGCCTTGGAAAGAGTCCAACGATTACCGTTGGCGGAATCAGCATTTCATGCCGTCTTTCGATTTCGCACAGCAATCAGGCGATTCTGGTTGGAATGACTAGTAGCGATGCGAGGATTGGCGTCGATGTGGCCTCGGGAGTCCCCCTGACGCCCGGCTTTCGATCCCGCTGGTTTAACGACAAGGAAGTGAAGTGGATTGAAACCAACACTCCAATTCGCTTGCCGGTTGCCTGGGCGTTGAAGGAATCGATCTTCAAGGCTTGCGGCAACGAGCGCAAGTGGGACCCTCGGTCGGTCGAGCTTGTTGCGATCGATAAGAATCGTGTCCATAGCCGTATTCATGGCGTCGATGTCGCTCCGCTTACGATGTGGGTCCGTACCACAAGGTCCGGGGCCGCAACCGCGGTCTGGAGCGACACGGCAAACCAGGAGGTGACGCTATGTTCTTAAGCACTGAGCACCATCCACAGATCCTGTCGCGCGACTGCTACACCAGCGAAGAAGTCTTGCAGAAAGAAATCGACTCCGTTCTTCTTCCCGCTTGGCATGCAGTTGCCCTCAAGAGTGAGCTTCCTAAAAACGGAAGCTACGTTACGTTCGAGATGTATGGTCGTCCGCTTATTCTTTGGCGATACGACGACCAATTCCACTGTTTCTTGAATGTTTGCTCACACCGCTACTCGAAACTGCGTAGCGATGCGTGTGGCACCTGTGAACGTCTTCGTTGTCAATATCACGGTTGGCAATTCGACGAGACCGGCAATGTTCGCAAAATCCCCGATGCCAAGTCGTTTCGCCCGCTGAAGCAGGGCATGCTGGGCCTAAAGAAGTATCGCCTGGAAACTTGCGGAGAGTTGATCTTCATCAACCTTGTCGATGAGGGTCCTTCGCTACGGGAATTCCTGGGCGAGATGTACTCGACGTACCAGGAGTGGTTTTCTCCTGACATGCATACGGCAATCATCCTCAATCGACCGATTCAAGCAAATTGGAAGTGCCTGGTCGAGAACGCCCTGGAAAGCTATCACACGACCGAGGTCCACCCCAAGACATTTGGCGAGTCCCCTTCCGAGGAGGACTGCGAACATCAATTGGAAGACTGGGGAAGCGTCCTCAAAGTCGACTTTAGCCAGGAAAAGTCTTTTCGAGCATCGCTCGACAAGTTTGGCCATTGGCTCGTCGGTCACCAGCGAACCCCAGTGTATCGCCACGTTGCCCACTATCCGAACGTCATGATCGCCCACCTTTCGCTTTACCGCTGGGTGGAATGCGTGATTCCAGTATCGCCTGGTAGTTCGACCTCGATCGTCCGCCTGATGTGCCACGTCGGGCAGAAAGGGCAACTACGGCGGCTCTGGAATCGCTACCTGATTAGCCGCTGGGCCAAAGACTTCTTGTGCCAAGTGGGTGAGGAAGATGCCCAGGTCATGACACAAGTCCAGCACGGACTAAGCTCCA
This genomic interval carries:
- a CDS encoding type I polyketide synthase yields the protein MSITTDRTDVPVAIVGMACRLPGAANLEQYWQLISQGKSAVGEVPPDRLNREIYYHPEKGTRGKTYSTKAALLTDRTFNRQRCPLPQSLIESVDNTHLLMTEVAAEAFRHAGYDPFQLPNRNVSVFIGHAQGSSRLGELTFQTYLDDAIALLEQTPGFQELPLEMRQAAERELLAELNQQLPPGPDSTRFLNCNMVAGTVAKAFGLDGSWLALNSACASSLHAMLMGARALQRGRADAVVVGGASDCKSDSLVLFSNAQTLTKDDSRPFDANADGLIMSEGYVALVMKTLDRAIADGDPIQAVVRGLGVATDGRGKSLWAPRKEGQMRAMRRAYRSGADASRLQYQECHATATQVGDATELETLREVLQPQFAPGKKIPITSAKANIGHSLEAAGIAGMIKTILCMQHKQFPAAINIQQLNPKVPWDDSPFFVPMKPAVWEAPEDGGPRCAGVNAFGIGGLNMHVVIDEYVGQTTEQICGPSKPAVESAEDRAIAVVGMGCIVPGADELDQLWNLVQSGTDPKSQPPADRWSEQSRERANREGYSPLGGFIEKYEYDWRKHRVPPKQVQEADPLQFMFLDASEKALADAGYDRDSIPKELAGVVVCTEFGGDFSDQLEMGLRIPEMQAILARRLAEKGLPPEQISTINENFSKHLLKKWPALVDETGSFTSSTLASRISKTLDLKGGAVAIDSGATSGMSGIALCIDSLLSGDNDMMICAAGQRRMGPTIYDGLKAAGLLSTDGQAKDLWDAEFSGIVPSEGVAVVVLKRLADARRDGDKIRAVIRGLGVGTHDNPAEAMRLAVERSSVMAGIDPSEVEFVDLETDESREVCSSSLAMLAHSHVEGTRQHPLNLASTTAQFGQMGGGGPMLALVKAALESQKQEVAQGIGVRKGTGPNLESVLRGNTKLSQRGLGGVANWAKGQAFYLLLDNGSHVTPKPEAATPVVDQAPVNSEAKIIRLGATSHQQLLERLSDAVSRAESIWNGPSSEKFNPGDAFRLAIVADSLASFSKKLVMASSQMGNASAQQVLEQQGIFYRQRPQTPPRVAFVFPGQGSQYEGMLKELVAVSPEAAKTVAEADAAMQRQGFPTFSQLAWEVPTQLGKDVFQTQIAMLLADLTCLATLKQQGITPDLVLGHSYGEFPALYAAGVWNLDDVIRMTKARCDGILATSKNDAGLLATTAAPDEIKRLIADCGCQAYLANFNAPDQTVIGGKLVALQQLATALKAKSYPARILAVPAAFHTPLMAGSSRLLQQALETASLAPPSTPFVSTVDNQQITDVERIKRNLGIQLTTPVKYVPLIEQLDQEAPTVFVEVGPQQTLTKLNRKILSAEANVIAVDNPKRGALESLLGVQALLDCLGVGEASAQPKPFKPNFVSETSTAPQRAAKSALTPSHEMNLMDDIPHFDATERRRAKMRGASDRPVAAAPQAQPAPPATPPQPVAPPPVSPPKVSTPTQPAPTKPLPPITPPSVPAAPQPVVPPATPSMNGSGNHYTNGSANGSANGAAAKSAPKSNAVDLEKFLVNFVVEQTGYPPEVVDLDADLEADLGIDSIKKAQLFGELQEYFEISTSATELSLDDFPTLRHVVDFLSANGDAASTPAAAAPQPVAAPPVPAPAPQPIAPPVAAPAPPAVSPEPAAPTNSTSPAELEAFLVNFVVEQTGYPPEVVDLDADLEADLGIDSIKKAQLFGELQEYFEISTSATELSLDDFPTLRHVVDFLSANGQASSSAAASPAPAAMAAPIPPPPPEPSPPIPAPLTNGATNGSTTPASESSANPAELESFLVNFVVEQTGYPPEVVDLDADLEADLGIDSIKKAQLFGELQEYFEISTSATELSLDDFPTLRHVLDFLSANGQQVSANSNANEASSFSPAAPAPARETKTIAPAVAAPSTEVEATDITDNESNEGTSSLQTVAGTPYEMGYTHGSVFRSVIRRTLQTYAEYVGESVDELPGSRRCQQAYQLLSPDQLDELQGIADAVEVPLTNLLVHHFVTAELLSQSEQVAAEGGDESGMTHAARILSEATGPLRETIRLATFLRQPLEGIPHVGVTAIGTVYCVGGMNRDGLAATATGDPNLFEILGTSPSLEEAIDTTSSLGSHPYGNVTLSEPRTQRLATLELAPQGVQIASDGPVARQRQPELVAVSTVSSLSMTDSNWSDEKPSQLVEQDNQDALVITFDFAAETLSVKHRLGQSEAVPYNLAALKATPEPRLRSQRTVARLPLTPPNVTARFEMEMRDAPLSASAVARMTWHGAAIVLGSGQMADALLAKLRDSGVVVHHVADAMNLDAAVSQVEAICEAGPAPHLFITTGRDGHSSVAMADQAKWESQQRSSMETPLFVCQKWLAIADKQGWLPQATAVATTSLGGDFGFNSGSIGAHSGALTGLMKAIFIEYTVMRGGQGPRVKAFDTCASDCPVQVTENIFRELASGNLDYEVSWSGGSRRVPFAVDIAAESVAADSSLPHGAWVVTGGARGITAACALELGKRYGLRLHLLGSSPLPEIDPSWRSLDDEGLKKLKAETMIAARKAGQPAPQAWERVQKSLEIDRSLRAFNEAGVSATYHVCDVSSRDSLANVLEHIRRTDGAITGILHGAGIDKSCRFEKKKLDVVHATIGIKAGGLVHLAALTRKDPIRHVIGFGSIAGRLGSFGQADYCQASDLLCKLLGAYRRQRPWVRAVGFHWHGWDEVGMAARPETQSVLQEKSDLTLMPLAEGLGHFIREIEADTPRSEILITERRHWKRFADGLGQLAESKRDNPAQEVAPSLPSTEPLGPADASVELRTQRCELKLIEAPLADGSPATPTFRTPVWIVGENADAVALEAKLAGLGAEVYRFGVREDLDAQLAELEGLHPDRPAGHLFLLSTRDAVQGDMLSAEAIEKRRHDGIIAPFFIAQAWYKRLIKSPEYGPGTLVAATSLGGDFGFESTVSLPDGGGMAGFVKSLHIEDSRREERAARCKVIDTPANETPQTVADALLREAASDRPEVEVSWVAGKRCVVRPIQVDLPLGPIANIPQGGVWVVTGGARGITAIAARELARRYGWKLHLFGKSPPPIENAPWRNFDEEQLKTYKTQITRQAVADGQSPGAAWDRVLKDCEIFNNLQKFAEAGIQATYHQCDVTSREELAAALDKVRATDGPVTGLMHGAGLIEPGRFEHKRRGFVEKLVRTKFDGLMHLLALTKNDPLTHCIGFGSISGRFGGNGLSDYAAGNDSMSKALDWHRKARPDCTTLCIHWESWEGAGIATLSRFAWGPRSVMKMKYMLPEEGVRRLEEEMAGGGKKAETLYTFGDFYPMFYPEEQYPLGEFQPRSGEEASDVPLIESTRREGNELIGDVPLDPTADPFLIQHRLRGKPIMPVVATLEALREAAALASGKTVVAFRDVDMVDGLVFHTDCPQTAQARGEVIDDQLVQCRWTCDFRNRTGGLIQKDRLYLEAKAVVADEPSTPTTTLPTFPSEWHAVQYPEDSAIYHGQPFRCLKAISCEAASGWGHILAQPLVDLTGESKRDGWIIPSCVLDSALYACGCHLYLHGEGAVSLPRKIELLELGRVPQDGENCYVHFTCRNIAEKSALYDMVVVGQDGTVILKASGYEKVILMRGEVK
- a CDS encoding 4'-phosphopantetheinyl transferase family protein, whose translation is MISTYPRIVRYVSNSEKLGILPAQSWLTDLELSELSYWKDSSRRNQWLAGRWLAKRLVTRSLNVDLLREVEILSRGKDGLGKSPTITVGGISISCRLSISHSNQAILVGMTSSDARIGVDVASGVPLTPGFRSRWFNDKEVKWIETNTPIRLPVAWALKESIFKACGNERKWDPRSVELVAIDKNRVHSRIHGVDVAPLTMWVRTTRSGAATAVWSDTANQEVTLCS
- a CDS encoding aromatic ring-hydroxylating oxygenase subunit alpha, whose amino-acid sequence is MFLSTEHHPQILSRDCYTSEEVLQKEIDSVLLPAWHAVALKSELPKNGSYVTFEMYGRPLILWRYDDQFHCFLNVCSHRYSKLRSDACGTCERLRCQYHGWQFDETGNVRKIPDAKSFRPLKQGMLGLKKYRLETCGELIFINLVDEGPSLREFLGEMYSTYQEWFSPDMHTAIILNRPIQANWKCLVENALESYHTTEVHPKTFGESPSEEDCEHQLEDWGSVLKVDFSQEKSFRASLDKFGHWLVGHQRTPVYRHVAHYPNVMIAHLSLYRWVECVIPVSPGSSTSIVRLMCHVGQKGQLRRLWNRYLISRWAKDFLCQVGEEDAQVMTQVQHGLSSIDQPLGGLISTREERVYHFQHYVDRAVNDRRGEPARDTIPIHYKGKTS